ctcacAGCGTGCTCCTTAAAATGGCTGCATGTCCAGCCTCGGCAGAGAAGAGGACATACCCACCACCCGCTTCAACATGCTAcgcgttacacacacactaagacCACctcaaaaggagaaaaaaggtcAGCAATGTAGGGATGTAGGTCAACCTCAAGTTCTTGGAAAAATGCTGCGGTCTGTTTGTTTCCATAACATTAACTAACGTGGGAACTGCAGTTGACCTCTGCCCTTCCTGGACAGGTGGGGCGGTTGACCTCTGCCCTTCCTGGACAGGTGGGGCGGTTGACCTCTGCCCTTCCTGGAGAGGTGGGGCGGCTGACCCAAACGGAGAGCATTCCGGTTTGTGACTCGACGACACTCACGGTAATCCTCTTAGTCTCTGGTTCGGCTATGACCCCGCTGGTCTTCAGGTCGAAGTCTCCGATGCTCCGCGTCATGGCCAGCCTGCCGTTGACGTTTGCCTGGCCGACGCTGTTCCAGGTCACAAAGCCACCACTCTTCTTTATCCTGCAGGAtccaaacaaaaaatttaaaaaaaatcaagaaagtCCAGTTAAGTCACTGCAATCTGTGCATGGGAAAACCTGAGGTATTtcgtttccaaaaaaaatacagctttgAAAGAATTTGCAgtaatattcagaacaaaaaatCTTGCTTAACTGAGGTCAGAATCCGTGGGGTCAGAACTGACCCTGAGCACAGAGAGATAAACAAAGGCCTACATTGACTGTGTGAGCTGGAGTCATGACTGCCATTCCCGAGCAGCGAACAGAAACACGGCCCCTCCCGTACCTCTGCTTCTCGTCCTTCCTCTCCGGGGTGTGGTCCACGGTCAGCTTGAAGGCCTTCCCCTTGCGGCAGAGCAGGGCGCGGCTGTCCCCTACGCTGCCCACCACCAGCTCGATGCCGTCCCTCAGCAGCGCCACGGTGGCGGTGGTGCCAGAGCTCTGGAGCGAGGCTGCAAACGCCAGACACAGCACTGTCAGACACAGGCCCCGCACGCCCTGCTGCACTGCCTCCAACCTGCCCCGCACGCCCTGCTGCACTGCCTCCAACCTGCCCCGCACGCCCTGCTGCACTGCCCCCAGCCTGCCCCCACACTGCCACCACCTGCCTCCACTGCCCCACTCTGCCCCAGCCTGCCCCCACACTGCCTCCAGCCTGCCCCCACACTGTCCCAGcctgccccacactgccccagccTGCCCCCCACCTGGCCCAGCCtgcccccacactgccccactcTGCCCCCAGCCTGCCCCCGCCTGGCCCAGCCTGCCCCCACACTGCCACCACCTGCCTCCACTGCCCCACTCtgcccccacactgccccagcctgcccccacactgccccagccTGCCCCCACACTGTCCCAGCCTGCCCCCCACCTGGCCCAcctgccccacactgcccccagCCTGCTCCCACACTGCCCCAGCCTGCCCCCTGCCTGCCTCAACCTGCCCCCACACTACCCCACACTGCGCTGCGCTAGCCTGTACCGCCATACCCTCACAGCGCGGGAGGCTGAGGCTGCACTGAACCCAAAGGGCCGGGGCTAGCGCCATTACCGCCAAacaacagagcagagaggaaaagaaacacaggcaggacacgGGGAgcgcacacaggcaggcacaggaGCGCACAGGCAGGACACGGGAGCACGGCAGACACGGAGCACAGGCAGGACACGGACTACAGGCAGGCCGGAGCCACAGAGACAGGACGACAGGCAGGACACGGGGAGGCACACAGGCAGGACACGGGGACAGCAGGACCGGACGCACAGGCAGGACAGGAGCTCACGGAGACACGGGCGCACACAGGCAGGACACGGGAGCTCACAAGAGGACACGGAGCTCCACAGGCAGGACACGGGGCTACAGGCAGCAGATGCACAGGCAGGACACGGGGAGCTCACACAGGCAGGACACGGGGAGCGCACACAGGCAGGACACGGGGAGCGCACACAGGCAGGACACGGGGAGCGCACACAGGCAGGACACGGGGAGCGCACACAGGCAGGACACGGGGAGCGCACACAGGCAGGACACGGGAGCGCACAGCAGGACACGGGACTCACACAGGCAGGACACGGGGAGCGCACACAGCAGACACGGGAGTCACACAGGCAGGACACGGGGAGCTCACACAGGCAGGACACGGGGAGCGCACACAGGCAGGACACAGGGAGCGCACACAGGCAGGACACGGGGAGCGCACACAGGCAGGACACAGGGAGCGCACACAGGCAGGACACGGGGAGCGCACACAGGCAGGCGCTGAAGGGAGCTTTACACCAGGGTTTGGAATGGGGAGTGTGGGCATTCAGGTGGAGAGTGTGCGACTGGATGTGATTATGGAGGCAATATAAATCCCATTacttcttgatttttttttgtttctagaGTAATGCAGTTAAAATTAACAGACAATACCAAACAGGCCACATCAGCTTGGTGTCCCTATTCATACAAGGCCAGTGATCTTACTGAGTGCAGGGGCAAGATTTTCTGCAATCCCAGTATGTTTGCCTTACGCAACAGGGATTTACCCTCCAGGAGGAAGAACAGATGCTGTGACTGAATTATCATTTTTTCTACCTGCATTTCAACATATCATTGAACCCTGTTGTAAAATGGCTGGGTTTGTGAAGAATGGAAAACATACATAAAGGTTGAAAGAAAACAgacatacagttttttttgttttgttttttttttaaaaggtcaaATATAAACTTGGGCTTTCAAAATAATTCAAGAGTAAAAGGTACAAGTAACTCATgagcaaccaaaaaaaacattagtggATAGACAGCATaattcgagagagagagagagaggaaagggggagagagagagcaaaagagaaaaagatggggtggtggggaggggggaggagaagggtTCTCTGGAAAAATAACAATTCTCCTTCAGATGTTGACTGTTGTCATAGAAACTGCCATAGAAGCTGTCTGCTATTCTAGGCTTCCTCCCCCCTTTCCAGTTCCACTATATGAAACACAGCAGGATGCATATCTGTATGTGTACGGCACTACTCCGTAAAACAACCATTCCTGGCCAAGGGGCTCCTGTGGTCAGATAACCCAAATATGCGGCTAGCGCTTCAGGCAGCTACACCCAGTGCTCACTGTTCAGATAAAACTGCGGACGTTGCTGAAAAAGCACTTCAAAGATCAATAACGGTCAACCAACTTTTCGGGTTCTTCTCATTACCATGAGTCAAACTGGTTGGGCAGGGGTGAGAATTCCTTAGGAAACCTAATAGACAGTACACAGGCAGTTTCTATGGCTAGTGGCCACACCAGAGGCAGGTTAAATTTGTCTATGTACGCAAGAAAGAAAACTGACATATTAAGTCAAATGTAAAGTTTGCCTGCCtttgtccacaaaataaaactaacaTTGTTTAACATTCGCTGTCTGAGAACGTAGTACCACATGAGACAACTGGACTAacgtgtatgagagagagagagaggagagatgaacCTTCCAGTAGTCCAGGCAAGGAAGAGCCCAACTCCTTCACCTGGGACAAAATTTAGCCCTTCTCCTTCCACTGAAGCCCACCAAAAAAGCCTCCGGGGCCTTCTGCTCTAGAGACTGTTAGCTGGGTCTGCAGCTGTCATAGATAACACgcaacacacaggcacattggAAATTTCATGAACGGCGCTggccaaacatttaaaaaaattaattaaatttattttatgtaaatgctGTTAAAGAACATCTCTGAAATAACAAGAGCCACAAAGAAGGCTGTGGAATCACTGGCTGCTTCGGGTTACAACATGGCCCGGCAACTGCGCCAGTACATCAGTATGCTCGATTACTACATTCTGTCTGTGGATATTCTCCCTGGACATCAATGGCCAATTATGACAGAAAACTGAAAcctgaacacaaacagacacctTAGTTAGTACGCAGCTGCAGACCAAATTAGCACACTCATTTCTCTACCACAGCTCTCAGAGGCCTACAATGCATTTACAGTCTCTCTGCGGACCGACGGAAAAGGTATCAAACtatgagaaagagaaaaataatccAGCTCCCATAATAATCCACTATCTGATGGCCATAAGACCATTTGCAAAAATCTGATGCaacagtgcatacacacatgttgTGGTATTGTCATAACTGCGCATAAGTGCATGTAGTGGTACTGATGAAGCGAATTACAGACATACAATACCTGTTATATGCCGATAGAACTAATACTTAATATGCAGCTAGAATATGGAACAgctatatgtacatatgtatacagctgaatataccTAATCACAGCCTCTCTTCAGCTCAGCTACATATAAGCTGGTGTACACTGGGGCATCCCCCGTCATTCCAGAGTCACGGTAGTCTCAGGTCTTCAGGTGTGCAGCTGCGGACTAACTCAGGAACAACACCTGCATACATCTAACAATGCCGTTacactgatgtcacaatcatgTCATTCAAATCCCCCTTGAAATCAGTCATTTTCACATCTATTCCAATTTTAGAGAGTGAATAATGCTGACAATATAAGATCAGTATAAGAACAGTTTACTGCATCCCCCCAGTGTCATAAATGACATAACTAcacattattaatataatatccATAAATGACACAACTACACGTTATTAATATAATATCCATTAATGATATAACTACACGTTATTAATATAATATCCATTAATGACAAATCACACTTGCTTTAGCGCAATCAAATTTCACTTTAATGTGCAAAGCTTGGAGGCAAAAACACCTTTCAGGAGCAATGCAACATATTAAGGGCAGTTAAGTTCACACTGCTGTATATCTGTCTTGTCAGGGCAAACAGAAATCAACACAAGACATGCTCTTCTAAGCATCAGCCAACAGCAGCAGTCAGTCACTGCGGACGAGCCGTGTGATTATAAATCAGTCTCTTACTCTGACACCAGCCACAGTGTCTAGTAGCTTTCGTTTTAATGCCATTTACAAAACAACTTCATTTTGATATGCAGTACGTAAGCAAAGACATACAGAAGATATCTCTCGCactaatattttctgtgaaattatttaGTCCTATTTCATGGTACCCACCATTGCCAGAAAAGTGGAAATGCCTCGCCAGGGCTTTGTCTATTTCCAGGAATGCTTCCGCTAAAACCAGCTCCAAATCTTCTTGCTCTGCTACCAGATCTCTGAAATAATAAACAGTGAATGCACACcaaaagcatattttaataatccaaacatcttattttatttgtcttatttttcaAGACATTAGCCCCCCCAACAAGTCTACTTAGTGAATCTGTGAAGGTGACCCGCCGTCTCTGGGTCCAGCGGTGCACCTACTTGATGTACTTCTCCATGTATTTGTCACAGAAGTCCGCGGCCTGTGGCCCCCCGTGCCCATCGAACACGGCGAAGTACAGGATGTTGGCGGTCATCTGGGAGACCTGCAGGCGGTCCTCGTTCTCCTtgcgctggccaatcagagaggcaCATCCCACGTTGGACAGGCTGACTTTGGGGATGGGCATGCCGTACTTGATGCTGGGCGGGAGCAGGATGGGCTCGTCGATGCGGTTGTCCCAGATCCCGAAGCTGTCCCAGGTGGTGGGCTTTCCGCTCCCGTCCGGGTCGAAGCGGGAGTTGCTCCGCCGGGGCGAGAAGAGGCAGTGGAAGAGGCGGCGGTGCGCTTTCGGGCCCCCGGTGGTCAACAGCGCCCGTCGTCGCACGTGGGGCCCACCAGACCTGGCCAGTTTAAGGAACGCGACAGCTGACATAGCTTAGCCGCAGCCCGAACTCGGCGACGGGGAAGAGTAGCCGCAGCCCGAACTCAGCGATGGGGAAGAGTAGCCGCAGCCCGAACTCGGCGACGGGGAAGAGTAGCCTTCTCTCTCTGACACGGCACCGGATCCTGGGGACACCGTCGTGCTCACTGAGAGGAGAACAGTTAAACAGCAAACGCAGAGCTCCATGAGAAACCAGCCAGATAAGTGAAAGGTCAAGACAACAGAGAAAGGCTCGACAGTCTCTGACCTCCATCCGCACACAGGCTGTAAAAAAAGCTAAGCTGCGAACGATCTGTGCCAATGAGTAACCAGAGATCTGCAAGTAGCCTTTCAACGGAGCAGAAACGTGAATGTGGTTATTTTGAGGGGCTTGCTTTCCCGCAAGCAAAACCTCCGTTCCCTTTTTACCGTGACAGTTTAACGTGAAGAAGT
The nucleotide sequence above comes from Anguilla rostrata isolate EN2019 chromosome 7, ASM1855537v3, whole genome shotgun sequence. Encoded proteins:
- the LOC135260119 gene encoding protein phosphatase Mn(2+)-dependent 1K-like, with amino-acid sequence MSAVAFLKLARSGGPHVRRRALLTTGGPKAHRRLFHCLFSPRRSNSRFDPDGSGKPTTWDSFGIWDNRIDEPILLPPSIKYGMPIPKVSLSNVGCASLIGQRKENEDRLQVSQMTANILYFAVFDGHGGPQAADFCDKYMEKYIKDLVAEQEDLELVLAEAFLEIDKALARHFHFSGNASLQSSGTTATVALLRDGIELVVGSVGDSRALLCRKGKAFKLTVDHTPERKDEKQRIKKSGGFVTWNSVGQANVNGRLAMTRSIGDFDLKTSGVIAEPETKRITLHHAHDSFLALTTDGINFIMNSQEICDVINQCHDPKEAAQLISEQALQYGSEDNSTIMVVPFGAWGKQKSSEASYSFSRSLVSSGRWA